AGCTGACGGCGCAGCGCCTCGCGCTCGGAGGCCCGGGCCGGGTCCTTCAGGAAGTCCTGCCCGAAGTAGATGGACATGATGCGGTCCACCACGGGCCGCAGCCCCAGCCAGTGCGTGGCCGCCGTCAGCAGCCAGTAGCGCGACAGGTTCCACAGCGTCTCGGCGTCCGCGGACGTGTCCATCAGGATGAGCGAGCGCAGCAGCTCCGGGTGGCGCGCGGCGACGCGCAGCCCCACGAAGCCCCCCATGGACAGCCCCACGAAGTGGCACGGCCCCACGCCCAGCGCCTGGATGAGCGCCACCACGTCCTCGTAGACCGTCCTCAGCTCGATGCCCTTGCCGGGCGGCGCCAGGCTCCGGCCCTGGCCCCGGTGGTCATAGGCAATGCAGCGGTAACGGTCCTTCAGGGCCGAAATCTGCTGGGCATAGAGCTTCGAGTCCCAGAGCAACCCGTGGCTGAAGACGATGGGCTCGCCGGGTCCTCCCGAGTCCTCGTAGTACAGCTGGGCACCGCGAATGGGCAGGTAGGGCATGGTGGTCGAGGGCAGAGGGTCAAGCAGCAAGCGGAACGTCACAAACAGGGTGGATGCTTCCCTGGCCCCCCCGTGCTGCCCCAGCGCCTTGACAGTCAGGTCCCCGGAGGCCCGCCCCATCGCAGGCAGACCAGGCGAGAGCCGGCGCTGGTCAGCGGCCGGCGGACAGGGAGGGACGGCACTCCTCCTCGGGCGGCAGCTCGATGGGCTCCAGGTGGCGCCCGCCCAGAATGCCGTGGCGCCGCAGGGTCCGCTCGATGTCCTCGGCCATGGCCAGCACGGGCACGGCAGTGAGGCCGGTGACGAAGGTGGCCTCATCGAGCAGCTGAAGGTTCTCGGGCTGGTGCGTGGCCAGGAACACCGAGCCGCGGGTCCCCACCTGCTCGAAGCGCAGGGGCACCACCCGCAGCCGGGCGAGCACGTCGGGCCGCAGCTTGCGCACGGTGGCCGCAGGCACCTTGTCGATCTGCTCCGGACGGATGAACGCCACCTTCAGGTGGCCGGCCAGCAGGCGCAGGAACGGCTCGCGCGGCATCATGTTCAGCTCCAGGACCGCCTGGCCGAACTTGCACTTCCAGCGGGCCTGATAGGCGAGCGCGGTCTCCACCTGCCCGGGCGTCAACGCCCCGTGGTGGACCAGCCACTCTCCCAACCTCATCCGTCCCACGCTGTCCTCCAGCTCATGGCCTCATCGGCCCGGAAGGAGGTATTGCGTCTGGCGTGCCACCCCCCCGGCCCAGACATCTCACGGGGTTGCGGCGCACCCTCCCCCGGCGGGGAGAAGGATTTTCCAGATCGGGGCTGCCGAAATTACCGGGCCGCTCACGCCCTCAACAGGTTCACCGCCGGGGGGCACTCCCAGTACGTGTACTCACAGGTGGCAGTGCCGGTGTCGCACGGCACCTGGATGAAGGTGATCACCTGGCAGGGGTGCTTGAGGGCCCGGGGCAGCGCCTCGGGCCGGGCCGGGCCGGGGGAAGGCGCCCCGGCGCCGCGGTGCTCCCGGCCGGCCTCCGGCCCTCCGGCCCCCGGTGGCGCGCGTCCCAGCAGGATGCCCAGCACCAGGACGTACAGCTTCGTTCGCATGAAACCCCCCGTAGCGGCCGGGTCTGACATTTTCGGGCCAGGAAGTGAATTGCCCGCCAGAGCAGGGTTAGGATGCGCCGCCAACACGGCGGCCCGTCCCACCGTGACCCGGAGCCGTCACCGCATGCCCTTCCAGATTCACGTTCACCAGCCCGAGCGCATCCTCGAAGTCATCTACCCGCCCCAGCCCACGCAGCAGGACGTGGACGAGTACCTGTCGCGCGTGCGGGAGATCATCGAGGGGCTCGGCGAGTGGAGCGCGCTGGTGGATCAATCCCAGCTCCGGGTCATGTCCGCCGCGATGGTGGCGGTGATGGCGAAGCTCAACGCGTTCGCGCAGCTCAAGGGCATGAAGCGCTCGGCGCGCATCGTGTCCACCGCGGCCTCGGGCCTCCAGGCCTGGAGGATGACCAAACAGGCCATGCTCAACATTCCAGCGCGCACCTTCGAGTCGCGCGACGAAGCGTTGGCCTGGCTAAAGAACCCGGACGACGAGTAACCCCCTCCGTCCGGTTCCTGGCGTCTCATCCGGGCACTTCGAGACGTCTGGCGGCGGGGCGGGGCGACAAGCCGAAGGCCTCTGTGCATGTTGAAGGGCCTCGTCCGCGCCGGGCGAGTCACCCCTCGATGCTGGAGACCTTTCCCCATGAAGACGCGATGGAACCGCGCGCGCGCGCGCGTGCTGGGCGCCCTGCTCTGGAGCGCCCTGGCCCCCGGCTGCGGCGAGGAACCGCTGGAGGTGCCCGCCCCGGCCCCGGCAACGGCGCGGGCCCCCGTCGTCTACGGCACCGATGACCGGATGGACGTCTACGCGCACCCGGATGCCACCCTGCGCGCGCGGGCCCAGCAGGCCACCGTGGCCCTGATGCACCCGGACAGCCTGGACATCCACGCGCCCGGCCACGTCACCTTCAAGGCCTCGCCGCTGCGCTCCACCTACAACCTGTGCCCCACCGAGCGGTTCCTGGAGGACCCCACGGCCGCCTTCTGCTCGGGCACGCTCATCGACGATGACCTGGTGCTCACCGCGGGCCACTGCGTCACCAGCGCCGCGGCGTGTGCCAGCACGCGCCTCGTCTTCCAGTTCTACCGGACGGGCCCCACGGCGCTGGCGCCGGTGACCACCGAGGACCTCTTCAGCTGCCAGTCCATCGTCACGCGCCAGCAGTCCACGGTCCAGGGCCTGAACCTGGACTTCGCCATCCTGCGGCTGGACCGCCCGGCCACGCCCCGCTTCACGCCCGCGCCGGTGCGCACCGCCCGCCAGGCGCTCGCCGGGGGCCAGCCGGTGACGGTCATCGGCTCGGGCAGTGGCATTCCCTTCAAGATCGACTCGGGCGGCAAGGTGCGCGACGCGCGCGCGGGGACGCGGGACTACTTCATCGCCACCACGGACACCTTCGGCGGCAACTCGGGCTCGGGCGTGTACGAGATGGACGGCTACCGCGTGGCGGGCATCCTCGTGCGGGGCGAGACGGACTACGCCTCCAACGGCTCCTGCAAGGTGGTGAACGTGTGCGCGCCGGCCGGCTGCCGGGGCGAGGATGTCACCTACGTGGGCCCGGCGCTCGATGCGCTGTGCGCCGGCGCGGGCAGCCTGCGGCTGTGCGGCAGCCCCCCGCAGCCGCCGCCCCCGCCCCCGGCCAACAGCTTCTCCTACAGCGCCAGCAACACCAACGGCGCCCAGCAGAACACCCACCACCAGGTGCTGGCCCTCACCGCGGGGCAGACGCTCACCGTGGGCACCTGTGGCCTGCCAGGGGCCACGGCCGACGGGGACACCTACCTGCGGCTGACCGCGCCGGACGGGACCCTGGTGGCCGCCAATGACGATGCCTGCGGCGGCTCCTCCTCCAGCTTCACCTACACCGTGCTCACCAGCGGCAACCATGAGGTTCACGCGGGCTGCTACTCCAACGGCAGCTGCTCGGGCACCGTGGTGTGGCAGTTGGCCGGCGCGCCGGTCCGGGGCGGCACCTATGGCTTCAACGCCAGCAACACCGGGAGCGCCCAGCAGAACACGGTGAACCAGAGCGTGACGGTCCACGCGGGCCAGAAAATCACCCTGGGCACCTGCGGGCTCGAGGACAGCGCCACCAGCGGTGACACCTACGTGCGCCTCCAGGGGGTTGCCGGCACGGAGGTGGCCGCCAATGACGATGCCTGCGGCGGCCAGGGCTCGCACCTGAGCTACACCGCGCCCGCGGCCGGCACGCTGCAGATCCGCGCCGGCTGCTACCACAACACCTCGTGCGGAGGCACGGTCGCCTGGATTCTGGAGTAAACGCCCCGGCCTGTCCGGGCCGCTCACGCCCCCTCAAGCGGCGACTCCTGGACACTTCGCCCGGCCTGGCTCACCGCCGGGCGGCCTTGGGCCTGAAACACACCTAGTTTCATGTTTCCCCACAGGAGGAGGGGAACGGTGCGCGAGGAAGTCCCCCACGGCGTCCATCCCGAGACCAGGCCCCTGCCGGGCGTGAGCGCGGTGCTCGTTTTCCTCCTGGGAGGCACCGTGCTCCTGGAGTGGCTCCTGGGGTGGCGAGGGCTCAACCGCTTGCTTCCTGGCCTGCCCGCGATGGTCCCCATGACGGCCGCCAGCCTGCTGCTCGTGGCGGGAGTGCTGGGGAGCTTCCGGTGGGCGCCCGGTGGGCGTTTGGCCCGCCAGAGCGCCACCGTCCTGCTCCTGCTGGTGAACGCCGTGGAGCTGGCCAGCCATACCCGGCTCGTGCCCTGGCCGGAGGCGGGCCTCTGGAGCCTTCAGACCTCTCCGCAGACCGCCGTCACCCTCCTGCTGCTCGGCGGCGGGCTGTTCTGCGCGGGCGCGCAGGGCCGCGCCAACACCTGGGCCCCCGGGTTCGTGCTGGGCGCCTTCATCCCGTGTCTCATCGCCCTGACGGGCTACGCCTTTCAGGAGCCGCGCTTCTACGGCACCCAGGGCCCGCTGGGCATGGCCCCCCATACCCTGGGGGCCCTGCTCCTTCTGAACCTGGGGGCCCTTGCCCTTCAACCGCACCGGGGGCCCGTGCGCCTCCTCACCTCCCCGGCAGCGGGCGGCGTGATGGCGCGCCGGATGATGCCCGCCCTGCTGCTCCCGCTGGTGAGCGGTACCCTGTTCTGGTGGGCAGCCCGCGCCAGGCTCATCGATTTCCGCCTGGCCCCGCCCCTGTTCATCGTGACGATGGTGGTGGCGCTCGCCGCCATCATCTGGCGCAACGCCCTGACCCTCAACCGCCTCCACGAGGAGCAGGTCCGCGCCGAGCAGCAGGCCCGGGCGGATGCCGAGCGGCAGCGGCTCCTGGCCTCGGACAACGAGCGCCTCTACGAGGCGGCCCAGCAGGCCGCGGCCGGGCGCGAGGAGGTGCTGGCCATCGTCTCGCACGATCTCAAGAACCCCCTGTCCACCATCCGTTTGAGCACCACGATGATGACCTCCCGGATGGCCCAGCACCCGGAGCTGAAGCGCCTGGACCGGCAGGTGGGGGCCATCGACCGGGCGGTGGCGCACATGCTCAACCTCATCCACCAGCTGCTGGACGCGGCCCGGCTCGATGGGGGCCAGGCGCTCGTCATCGAGCGGCACCCGGAGCCGGTGGATGCCCTGGTGGAGGAGGCGCTCGCCCTCATCGAGTCCCAGGCCCTGCGCAAGTCGCTCCGGCTGGAGAAGCGGCTCGCCACGGGGCTCACGGTACCGTGCGACCGGAACCGCATCCACCAGGTGCTGGCCAACCTCCTGGGCAACGCGGTGAAGTTCACCCCCGAGGGAGGCGTGCTCACCCTCGAGACCCGGACCCAGGACGGCGCCCTCCTCGTCACGGTGCGGGACACCGGCCCCGGCATCCCCCGGGAGGCGCAGCCGCACCTCTTCGAGCGGCACTGGCAGGCCGAGAAGACCGCCCGCCAGGGCAGCGGCTTGGGGCTCTACATCGCCCGGGGCATCATCCAGGCCCACGGCGGACGCATCTGGGTGGAGAGTGCGCCCGGCCAGGGCAGCGCCTTCACCTTCTGCCTGCCTACACGGCTGCCGCAAGAGGGCTCAGGCGAAGCTTGAAAGCCCGGGGGCCGGGGTCTAAAGCGGAGGGCATGAGCACTGCCCGCTTCCCCAACCCCTCCGCGCCCATCAGCCTCCGGGAGCCCCTCCGGGTCCTGCTGCTGGAGAACATCCACGCCTCGGCCGAGAAGCTGCTGGCGGCCGAGGGGTTCGTGGTGGAGCGCCTGGCCGGGGCGCTCAAGCCCCAGGAGCTGGCCGAGCGGCTGCGGGGCGTCCACCTGCTGGGCATCCGCAGCAAGACGACCGTGCCCGAGGAGGCGCTCGCCCACGCCGGGGGCCTGCTGGCCATCGGGGCCTTCTGCATCGGCACCAACCAGATCGACCTGGGGGCCAGCAACCGGCACGGCATCCCGTGCTTCAACGCCCCCTTCAGCAACACGCGCAGCGTGGCGGAGATGGTCATCGCGGAGATCATCGTCCTCACCCGCCAGCTCTTCGACCGCAGCCGCGAGGTGCACGCCGGGCAGTGGCGCAAGGTGGCCACCGGCAGCCATGAGGTGCGCGGCAAGACGCTGGGCATCATCGGCTACGGCCACATCGGCTCGCAGCTGGGCGTGCTGGCCGAGTCGCTGGGCATGCGCGTCATCTATTACGACACCATGACGAAGCTGCCGCTGGGCAACTCGCGCTCGGCCGCTTCCCTGGGGGAGCTGCTCGCCGAGTCGGACTTCGTCACCCTGCACGTGCCCGCTACGGCCTCCACCCACATGATGATGGGCACCGCGGAGTTCGCGCAGATGAAGAAGGGCGCCTGCCTCATCAACGCGAGCCGGGGCACGGTGGTGAACATCGGCGCGCTGGCGCAGGCGCTGCGCTCCAAGCACCTGGGCGGTGCCGCGGTGGACGTGTACCCCGAGGAGCCGGAGACCAACAGCGACGGCTTCCTCACCGAGCTGCAGAACCTGCCCAACGTGGTGCTCACCCCGCACATCGGCGGCTCCACGGAGGAGGCCCAGGAGTCCATCGGCCGCGAGGTGGCCACCTCCCTCATCAAGTTCGTGCGCTCCGGGGCCACCACCGGCGCGGTGAACTTCCCGCAGGTGGAGGCGCCCCTCATCCCCGGCACGCACCGCATCCTGAACGTGCACCGCAACATCCCCGGCGTGCTGCGCGACATCAACCGCATCGTCTCGGACCTGAACGCCAACATCCACGCGCAGGTGCTGAGCACGGACGCCAACATCGGCTACCTGGTGATGGACCTGGACCAGGACGTGTCCGCCCCGGTCTGCGACGCCATCGCCGGCCTCAACTCGGACATCAAGACGCGCATCGTCTCCTGAGCCCCCCTGGGCTTCAGCCCCGGGACAGCTTCGCCAGGGCCTCCTCGGCGAGCACCCGCGTCAGCTCCCCCGCGGGCAGCTCCCGCGCCAGCCGCGCGGCCTGCCCCGACCACAGGGGCATGAAGTCGGGCGAGCCCTGGGGCTCGGTCTGGCTCCGCAGCGGGGTGAGCGGCCCGCCCGCGAGCGGAAAGCCCGGGGCGTGGGGGGACAGCGGGCCCAGCTCGCGCATCAGCCGGTTGACGATGCCGCGCGCGGGCCGGCCCGTGAAGACGTTGGTGACGGCGGTGCCATCGTCCGGCGCCGTCTTCAGCGCCTGGCGGTGGGCGGGCGCCAGCTGGGCCTCGGGGCAGAAGAGGTAGGCGGTGCCGAGCTGCACCGCGGCGGCGCCCAGCGCGAACGCCGCGACGATGCCACGGGCATCCGCGATGCCGCCGGCGGCGATGACCGGGACCTGCACCGCATCCACCACCTGGGGCACCAGGGCGAAGGTCCCCACCTGCGTGGCCATGTCGTCCGTGAGGAAGCTGCCGCGATGGCCTCCCGCCTCCCACCCCATGGCGATGATCGCGTCACACCCGCGCGCCTCCAGCCACCGGGCCTCGGCCACCGTCGTCGCCGAGGCGATGACCTGGGCGCCCGCCGCCTTCACCCGGGCGAGCAGCGCCTGCTCCGGCAGGCCGAAGTGAAAGCTGACCACCTGCGGCCGGTACTCCTCGACGAGCCCACAGAAGTCACTGTCGAATGGCCTGCGGTTGGACGCGGGCACGGGCGCCTCGGGGTCCAGGCCCAGCTCGACGTAATAAGGTGCCAGGCGCGCCCGCCAGGCCAGCGCGCGCACGGCATCGGCGGGCGGCGGGGGGTGGCAGAAGAAGTTGAGGTTGATGGGCCGGGAGGTGCCCTGGCGGATGGCGTCCAGCGCCTCGCGGGCCTGGGCCAGGCTCAGCATGGCGCACGGCAGCGCGCCCAGGCCTCCGGCCTCGCTGACGGCGATCACCATCCGAGGCGTCACCACGCCCGCCATGGGCGCCTGGAGGATGGGCAGCGCGATGCCGAAGCGTTCCTGGATGCGTGTGTCGGGCCACGTCTTCATGGTCAGTCTCCCCGGCCTCGATTCTCTTCCAGCGCCGCTCAGGGCTGCACGGACTTCCACTCCGCATCGCTCGCGGTGTGCATCTGCTGGAGCCAGTCCAGCAGGCCCACGTCCTGGGAGCGCTGCGCCGCGGGCTGGGTCAGCAGGGTGTGGCCCTCCCCCGCCGTGAGGAAGGTACGGGTGCGCGGCAGCGGGGCAATCACCGTGGTGGAGAGGTCTCTCAGCGCGGTCTCGAAGCGCTCCGGCGTCAGCCGAAAGTAGCCGCGGATGGTCTCGTCCCGCAGCGAGGACAGGAGCGCCATGCGGTCCCCGGGGAACTTGCGCGCGAGCACCGGATAGAGCGCCGAGAAGTCCGCCTTCACCGCCGGGTCGATGGCTTCGAGCACCGCATCGGTGTCCCAGGCCCGGGCCCAGGCGGTCCGGAGCTCCGAGGACAGGGCGTCGTTCTTGAGCAACGGACCGGCGTCATCCACCAGGAAGACCTTGGCGCGGGGGAAGGCCTGGCGGATGAGCGTGTAGTTGAGCGCCGCGCCGAAGCCGCCCGCGCTCGAGCCCGTCACCAGCACCTGCTCGGGCTCGGGCACCGTGGCGGCGATGCGCGCGAGGAACGCCTGGGTGTTCTTCAGGCCCCGGTGGCGAATCGTCTTCGTCACGGCGCCGGCCGTGTACACCTGGTCCGCGTCCCCGATGTGCAGGTCTCCCGTACAGTACGGAATGAAGAACAGGTTCCAGTCCTGATACGGGTTGCGGGCGAGCGTCCGGTCCAGGATGGAGCCCTTGAAGGAGGCTTCCTTCACGAGGGTGAAGAGAAACTCGGTGAAGGGCCCATGCAGGGAGCTGTTCGTCTCCAGGCACGTGGTGGCATCCCAGCACGCGCCGCCCCCGCTGAAGTAGATGACCAGGCTCTTGCTGTCCGCGGCGAGGTTGCTGCCCAGCCCCGTGGGGGTACCCTCGTCACAGGTGGACTCAGGCACCGCCGTCCAGCCCCAGGTGCTGGGCGCCGTGTCGACGGGCTCTTGCTTCGGCTCGTCCCCACAGCCCACGGCCAGCGCCGCCACCACGGCGAATCCCCACCTCCCGCTCCTTGCCTCACGTTGGCTGCGCATGGTCCCGTCCCCGGTGTGGAAAGAGGGGCATGATAGCCATGCGCCTGGGCGCGGTGTCTCCCCTTTCCCCATGTCCATTGTACTCAGGCCGTAAGCGCCCTGCCGGGGGACGGTGTTGGAGGCCCCCCCTACTTAGGTCCGATAGAGCCCCGTTCCGAAGAGCCGATAATCCGACGTGCCCGTTCCGGCCCGGATGCTTGGCGCCCCTCCGAAGACGGAAGTTCCCTCCTCCTTCGCCCGTTCGAGACCTCATGCTCCAGCATTCCCCTCCGAATTTCCTCAGAGCCACGAATCTGCAAGAGCAAATGCGTGGGATGACGCATGGCGCTCACTGCTGCCTCGTGTACGAATCGCCAGAGCAGCAATGGGCGGCAATCCTCCCGTTCATTACCGCGGGCCTCATGCACAACGAGGTGTGCGCGTACATCACCGACGACCGGAGCATCCTCGAAGTGCGGCACGCGCTGCAGGCGCACGGCGTGGACGTGGACGCGCACGTGCGCCGCAAGGCGCTCACGTTCATGACGAAGCGCGAGGCCTACCTGAGCGGCGGCAGCTTCAGCCCTTCAGGGATGATCTCCTTCCTGGGCGACACGGTGCGCCAGGCGGCGGCGAACGGATTCTCGGGCTTTCGCGTCACGGGGGAGATGACATGGGCCCTGGGGCGTGAATGCGGCTGCGAAGACGTGGTGGAGTACGAAGCGCTGCTCAATGACTTCTTCCCAGGCAGCCGCTCGCTGGCCGTGTGCCAGTACAACCGCCAGCGCTTCAGCGCGGAGCTCATCCGCGACGTGCTGCGCACCCACCCCGTTGCCATCCTGGGCGACCAGCTCTGCTCGAACCTCTTTTACGAGACGCCCGCGATGGTGCTGGGGCGCGAGTCCGCGGAGCAGCGCGTGGACTGGATGATGCACCAGCTGAGGCACTTCCGCGCCGCCGAGGAGAACCTGGAGCGGGCGGTGCAAGGGCGCGACGACTTTCTCGGGGTGGCCAGCCACGAGCTGAACACGCCCCTCACGGCGCTCAAGCTGCAAGTCCAGGGACTGCAGCGCCTGTTGACCCAGCGCGCCCCGGGCCCCGAGCAGGAGGACCCGAAGCTCATCCGCGCCCTGGGGCGCACCGACCGCCAGATGCGGCGGCTCTCGAAGCTCGTCTCGGACCTGCTGGACGTCTCGCGCATCAACGCGCGCCAGCTCACGCTGCGCCACGAGGCCGTGGACTTGCAGGAGCTGGTGGAGGAGGCCGTGGAGAGTGCGTCCGATGAACTCTCGCCCCTGTCCGTGCCGTTCTCGGTGCAGCCCGGCACACCGCTCATCGGACTGTGGGACCGCTCCCGGCTGGAGCAGGCGGTGACGAACCTGCTGAGCAACGCGCTCAAATATGGGCGGGGCCGGCCCGTGAGGGTGCGTGTCTTCCCGCATGAGGACAAGGCCTTCCTGGAGGTCGAGGACTGGGGCATCGGGCTGCGCCCCGAAGATCGGTCGCGCATCTTCGAGCGCTTCGAGCGGGCCATCAGCTCCAGCGAGATCAGCGGCCTGGGGCTCGGGCTGTTCATCACCCGCGAGATCGCCCGGGCACACGGTGGCACGGTGGACGTGACCAGCACGCTCGGAGAGGGTTCCACCTTCACGCTGAAGCTCCCCATCATTCCCCCGAGCCCTCTGACGCAGGCGTGAGGCCGTGCGGCAGGCCCGCGTCCCGTCCAGCCCCCCGCATGGAGGCCCGCATGGGCCCGCGATAGACTGCCGGCCCATGAAGGCCTCCTCCGGACGCTCCCAGCCCCGGCCATTTCCCCATTACATGCCGATCCTGCTCGGCACCGCGGTCCTCTTCACGGGCGTCCACGGGTTCAACTGGACCGCCCAGGAGGCACGGGGGGTCCTGCTTGCCGACGGGCTGCTGCTCTTGGTGGCCCTCGCCGATATCTGGCACTGGAGACAGCGGCGGCGTCTCTTTCAACAGCATCCGCACGAGCCGTGGCGCTGGGAGACCTCCTGGAAGCAGTTGCTGCGCCCCCGGGTGAGCTGGGGGGATTATGTGGGCCCGATCCTCGCCGTCCTCTTCCTCCTGCTCGTGACCACCGCTGTCCTGGAGTCCCTGTACCGGATCCTGGGCCTCGCCTTCATGCTGCCCGCCCTGCTGGGTCTGCTCGCCTTGGCGGGCCACCACCTGGTGCGCCACGAGTCTTCCCTGTGGAAGAAGATGCGCCGGGAGCTGCGTCCGGGCCAGCCGAGCCTGCGCCTGGAGTCGATTCCGCTGGCGCTCGGCACCCCGTGCCAGGTGCACGTGGTGTCACGGCCGGGGCTGCCCGCCGTGGACACGGTGACGGTCCGGCTGACGCGCACCCGGGAGCGGCGAGAGACGGTCCGGTTCGGGGGCAAGTCGAAGACCCAGGTTCACCGGACCGTGGAGTATGAGCACTCGCAGAAGGTGGACGCGAAAGCCCTGCGCGAGCACAGGGACCTCGGCCTCCTGTTGGATTTGCCCAAGGCACGGAGGGAGAACGCCACGGTGTGGCACGGCGACAACCGCTGCTTCTGGGACCTGGAGGTCTCCTTCGATGGGAGCGGCTTGCGCCCGCGCTACCGGCTCCCCGTCTATTCCACCCAAGTGGAGAAGCCGGGCGCGGACCGTCCTCAACGGGCCGCTGCCGCCTCCCGATAAGCTCCCGGAAGTTCCAGGGCCTCTCGCGGGAGTCATTCCTGGAGTCCCACCTGAAGAGAGGGGCTGACGCGGCGTGACCTCATGGGTAGGATGTGGGAAGGCCCGTTGATTGCCCTCCTGGAGGTCCACCCTGGATACGCTGTCCCCCGAGGCGCTCCCGGACGGGACCCGGCTGGGTCCCTGGCAGGTGGAAGGCCGCGCGGGGTACGGCACCTATGGCGCGGTCTACCGGGTGCGCCGGACGCGACGGATCCTTCCTCAGCTCGTGGCCCTCAAGCTGGCGCGCTACCCGAATGACCTGCGGTTCGAGCGTGAGGCAGAGCTCCTCACCCGCATCCGGCATCCCAGCGTCCCGCGCCTGCTGGGACAGGGCACCTGGAAGGCGAGCCCCCACGGGGACACGCATCCCTATGTGGTGATGCAGTGGGTGGAGGGCCTCCGGCTGTATGACTGGGCGGAGGAGCAGCCGTTCACGTCCCGCCAGGTGCTGCGGCTGCTGGCCCAGGTGGCACGGGCGCTGGAGGCTACCCACGCCCGCCAAGGACTCCACCGGGACGTCAAAGGCGATAACATCCTGGTGAGCCCTGAGGGGAAGGCCTTCCTCATGGACTTCGGGTGCGGCACCTGGGCCGGGGCACCGCCACTCACCGAGGGACTGCTGGCCCCTGGCACGAAGCCCTACCGCAGCCCCGAGGCCCTGCGCTTCCAGTGGGAGCACCGCCGCGAGGCCCACACCCATTACCGCGCCACGCCCGAGGATGATGTGTACGCGCTGGGGGTGACGGCCTACCACCTGTGCACGGGAATCTACCCTCCCCCGGCGACGGACCCCTCGCTGGTGGGCGATGATGCAAGGGAGACCCTGGAGGTGATGAAACCTCCAGGCCAGCTCAAGCCGCTGGCGCCTTCACTGGAGTCGATCATCCTCCGCATGCTCTCCGAGAACTCCCAGGACCGAGGCAGCGCTGGTGAGTTGGCCGCAGCCATGGAGGCAGC
This DNA window, taken from Stigmatella erecta, encodes the following:
- the serA gene encoding phosphoglycerate dehydrogenase; the protein is MSTARFPNPSAPISLREPLRVLLLENIHASAEKLLAAEGFVVERLAGALKPQELAERLRGVHLLGIRSKTTVPEEALAHAGGLLAIGAFCIGTNQIDLGASNRHGIPCFNAPFSNTRSVAEMVIAEIIVLTRQLFDRSREVHAGQWRKVATGSHEVRGKTLGIIGYGHIGSQLGVLAESLGMRVIYYDTMTKLPLGNSRSAASLGELLAESDFVTLHVPATASTHMMMGTAEFAQMKKGACLINASRGTVVNIGALAQALRSKHLGGAAVDVYPEEPETNSDGFLTELQNLPNVVLTPHIGGSTEEAQESIGREVATSLIKFVRSGATTGAVNFPQVEAPLIPGTHRILNVHRNIPGVLRDINRIVSDLNANIHAQVLSTDANIGYLVMDLDQDVSAPVCDAIAGLNSDIKTRIVS
- a CDS encoding trypsin-like serine peptidase, which codes for MKTRWNRARARVLGALLWSALAPGCGEEPLEVPAPAPATARAPVVYGTDDRMDVYAHPDATLRARAQQATVALMHPDSLDIHAPGHVTFKASPLRSTYNLCPTERFLEDPTAAFCSGTLIDDDLVLTAGHCVTSAAACASTRLVFQFYRTGPTALAPVTTEDLFSCQSIVTRQQSTVQGLNLDFAILRLDRPATPRFTPAPVRTARQALAGGQPVTVIGSGSGIPFKIDSGGKVRDARAGTRDYFIATTDTFGGNSGSGVYEMDGYRVAGILVRGETDYASNGSCKVVNVCAPAGCRGEDVTYVGPALDALCAGAGSLRLCGSPPQPPPPPPANSFSYSASNTNGAQQNTHHQVLALTAGQTLTVGTCGLPGATADGDTYLRLTAPDGTLVAANDDACGGSSSSFTYTVLTSGNHEVHAGCYSNGSCSGTVVWQLAGAPVRGGTYGFNASNTGSAQQNTVNQSVTVHAGQKITLGTCGLEDSATSGDTYVRLQGVAGTEVAANDDACGGQGSHLSYTAPAAGTLQIRAGCYHNTSCGGTVAWILE
- a CDS encoding sensor histidine kinase, whose protein sequence is MREEVPHGVHPETRPLPGVSAVLVFLLGGTVLLEWLLGWRGLNRLLPGLPAMVPMTAASLLLVAGVLGSFRWAPGGRLARQSATVLLLLVNAVELASHTRLVPWPEAGLWSLQTSPQTAVTLLLLGGGLFCAGAQGRANTWAPGFVLGAFIPCLIALTGYAFQEPRFYGTQGPLGMAPHTLGALLLLNLGALALQPHRGPVRLLTSPAAGGVMARRMMPALLLPLVSGTLFWWAARARLIDFRLAPPLFIVTMVVALAAIIWRNALTLNRLHEEQVRAEQQARADAERQRLLASDNERLYEAAQQAAAGREEVLAIVSHDLKNPLSTIRLSTTMMTSRMAQHPELKRLDRQVGAIDRAVAHMLNLIHQLLDAARLDGGQALVIERHPEPVDALVEEALALIESQALRKSLRLEKRLATGLTVPCDRNRIHQVLANLLGNAVKFTPEGGVLTLETRTQDGALLVTVRDTGPGIPREAQPHLFERHWQAEKTARQGSGLGLYIARGIIQAHGGRIWVESAPGQGSAFTFCLPTRLPQEGSGEA
- a CDS encoding STAS/SEC14 domain-containing protein, which produces MPFQIHVHQPERILEVIYPPQPTQQDVDEYLSRVREIIEGLGEWSALVDQSQLRVMSAAMVAVMAKLNAFAQLKGMKRSARIVSTAASGLQAWRMTKQAMLNIPARTFESRDEALAWLKNPDDE
- a CDS encoding alpha/beta fold hydrolase, with amino-acid sequence MPYLPIRGAQLYYEDSGGPGEPIVFSHGLLWDSKLYAQQISALKDRYRCIAYDHRGQGRSLAPPGKGIELRTVYEDVVALIQALGVGPCHFVGLSMGGFVGLRVAARHPELLRSLILMDTSADAETLWNLSRYWLLTAATHWLGLRPVVDRIMSIYFGQDFLKDPARASEREALRRQLASNPRAVWRAMQGVITRRSVTSELERIRTPTLILVGEDDVVTTPERAELLHARIAGSRLVRLPHVGHMSNLEQPQQVNQVLHRFLADISTKERAPARAPRKGPLVEAWQP
- a CDS encoding pectin acetylesterase-family hydrolase, translating into MRSQREARSGRWGFAVVAALAVGCGDEPKQEPVDTAPSTWGWTAVPESTCDEGTPTGLGSNLAADSKSLVIYFSGGGACWDATTCLETNSSLHGPFTEFLFTLVKEASFKGSILDRTLARNPYQDWNLFFIPYCTGDLHIGDADQVYTAGAVTKTIRHRGLKNTQAFLARIAATVPEPEQVLVTGSSAGGFGAALNYTLIRQAFPRAKVFLVDDAGPLLKNDALSSELRTAWARAWDTDAVLEAIDPAVKADFSALYPVLARKFPGDRMALLSSLRDETIRGYFRLTPERFETALRDLSTTVIAPLPRTRTFLTAGEGHTLLTQPAAQRSQDVGLLDWLQQMHTASDAEWKSVQP
- a CDS encoding NAD(P)H-dependent flavin oxidoreductase; amino-acid sequence: MKTWPDTRIQERFGIALPILQAPMAGVVTPRMVIAVSEAGGLGALPCAMLSLAQAREALDAIRQGTSRPINLNFFCHPPPPADAVRALAWRARLAPYYVELGLDPEAPVPASNRRPFDSDFCGLVEEYRPQVVSFHFGLPEQALLARVKAAGAQVIASATTVAEARWLEARGCDAIIAMGWEAGGHRGSFLTDDMATQVGTFALVPQVVDAVQVPVIAAGGIADARGIVAAFALGAAAVQLGTAYLFCPEAQLAPAHRQALKTAPDDGTAVTNVFTGRPARGIVNRLMRELGPLSPHAPGFPLAGGPLTPLRSQTEPQGSPDFMPLWSGQAARLARELPAGELTRVLAEEALAKLSRG
- a CDS encoding pilus assembly protein PilB → MRLGEWLVHHGALTPGQVETALAYQARWKCKFGQAVLELNMMPREPFLRLLAGHLKVAFIRPEQIDKVPAATVRKLRPDVLARLRVVPLRFEQVGTRGSVFLATHQPENLQLLDEATFVTGLTAVPVLAMAEDIERTLRRHGILGGRHLEPIELPPEEECRPSLSAGR